DNA sequence from the bacterium genome:
GGGTCACCGGCGCTGATCCGGCCGGTGCGCACGACCGTTCCGTAGACGCCGGCATTATTGCCGTTCAGGCGGACGGCGGTTTTCATGAAGCGGGGATCCTGTTCGGCCGTATCGGGATCGAGATTGATCATCACGCAACGCAGGTCGCGCTTGGTCAAACTGATCACCGGTCCTGTCTCTTCATGGCCGATGACCAATCTTTGGCCTACCCAGTTATCTTCCAGAAAAGGTTCGTTCGATTCGGTCGCCAGTACGATATTGGCGCGGAATCGTCGCGTATCAGCGTGCAATCCGGCTTCACGGCCAATGGCCGCTATCGTAGCCAGATTGATCACCGACACACTCGCGTCGTCAAAAATTCCGTGCCGAAGCCTCATCAATTCGACCGGGCTTCCGAATCTCGAAGCGATGCTGTTTTGCAGTTCCGGGCTGGCGATCGGGTAGACCGTGCCTTCCGGTGTGCGCACTTCGGCGGGTAAAGGTTCATCCGCACTTTCATCGAGCCCGAGCGGCGTGTACAAAATAAGTTCGGGAAGTTTGCTTGCCGTTAGCCACGGAAAATCGCTAGTATCATGGAGGCGACGGAATGCAAAACGGCGGTCTCCCTGCAACCCATCCCAGCCGAGAAATGCGGAAGCCGCAGGAACGCCTGCCATCGATTTCACAGGATAGCGTACCAATTCGTGAATATGCCCGAGAGGCTTGATCATAAGTTTGAATTAA
Encoded proteins:
- a CDS encoding MOSC domain-containing protein — encoded protein: MIKPLGHIHELVRYPVKSMAGVPAASAFLGWDGLQGDRRFAFRRLHDTSDFPWLTASKLPELILYTPLGLDESADEPLPAEVRTPEGTVYPIASPELQNSIASRFGSPVELMRLRHGIFDDASVSVINLATIAAIGREAGLHADTRRFRANIVLATESNEPFLEDNWVGQRLVIGHEETGPVISLTKRDLRCVMINLDPDTAEQDPRFMKTAVRLNGNNAGVYGTVVRTGRISAGDPVNLIV